From a single Lactococcus allomyrinae genomic region:
- a CDS encoding DNA-binding protein, whose protein sequence is MIKKFMTKDEISEYFSVNKGTLGNDLTAMRRLSKFSNYIINPTVKRVLIDPIGYEKYLRWKQEQR, encoded by the coding sequence TTGATAAAAAAATTTATGACTAAAGATGAGATTTCTGAGTACTTTTCCGTAAATAAAGGAACACTTGGAAATGATTTAACAGCTATGCGACGTTTGTCCAAGTTTTCTAACTATATTATCAACCCAACGGTAAAACGTGTTCTGATTGACCCGATAGGTTATGAGAAATATCTTCGTTGGAAACAAGAACAACGTTAA
- a CDS encoding replication protein produces the protein MKKEQRTNKWAFLIYQESAPKDYLDILEELHVPFVLSPWHDKDVNRSTGEFKKSHKHGALFFETLKSYSQVSELLQDKLNSPSHIEVVMSPKGMFDYFTHAENPDKTPYNIEDMESGAGFELDKFLCEQASDEFLNEVIDLIEKNDITEFEELIYFARANNYLLLNLVIDKTYFFAKFLDSRRYNPRRKASKNITDK, from the coding sequence ATCAAAAAAGAACAGCGTACTAATAAATGGGCGTTTCTCATCTACCAAGAATCTGCGCCTAAAGATTATCTTGATATACTTGAAGAATTACATGTTCCTTTTGTCCTCAGCCCATGGCATGACAAAGACGTGAATCGCTCCACTGGCGAGTTCAAAAAGTCTCATAAGCACGGGGCACTATTCTTTGAAACTTTGAAAAGTTATAGTCAAGTCTCGGAACTTTTACAAGATAAATTAAATAGCCCATCACACATCGAGGTGGTCATGAGCCCAAAAGGCATGTTTGATTACTTCACACATGCAGAGAACCCAGATAAAACACCCTATAACATTGAAGACATGGAATCTGGAGCAGGATTTGAATTAGATAAATTTCTTTGCGAGCAAGCTTCAGATGAATTTCTGAACGAAGTCATTGATCTTATTGAAAAGAATGACATTACAGAATTTGAAGAGTTGATTTATTTTGCAAGAGCAAACAACTACTTGCTACTAAACTTGGTAATAGATAAAACCTATTTTTTTGCAAAATTTCTTGACTCCCGCCGTTATAATCCAAGACGAAAAGCTTCAAAAAATATCACAGATAAATAG